One Streptomyces coeruleorubidus DNA segment encodes these proteins:
- the rfbC gene encoding dTDP-4-dehydrorhamnose 3,5-epimerase — protein sequence MRPLGIEGAWVLEPKVFPDERGSFHEWYRGAEFREATGYDLSLAQANCSISRRGVLRGVHFADVPPSQAKYVTCVRGAVLDVVIDIRVGSPTYGQWEAVRLDEDTRHAVFLAEGLGHAFMALTDDATVVYLCSAGYAPEREHGIHPLDPALGIEWPAGIEPLLSPKDAQAPTLAEAEREGLLPSYEACLAYYEELRGRQRDG from the coding sequence ATGCGACCACTGGGGATAGAGGGCGCCTGGGTTCTGGAGCCCAAGGTCTTCCCGGACGAACGGGGAAGCTTCCACGAGTGGTACCGGGGCGCGGAGTTCCGTGAGGCCACGGGCTACGACCTGTCCCTGGCCCAGGCAAACTGCTCGATCTCCCGGCGGGGTGTGCTGCGGGGCGTGCACTTCGCGGATGTGCCGCCCAGCCAGGCCAAGTACGTCACGTGCGTGCGGGGTGCCGTCCTGGACGTGGTGATCGACATCCGCGTCGGCTCCCCCACCTACGGGCAGTGGGAGGCGGTACGGCTCGACGAGGACACCCGGCACGCGGTGTTCCTCGCGGAAGGGCTGGGCCACGCCTTCATGGCCCTGACCGACGATGCGACGGTGGTGTACCTGTGCTCGGCGGGCTACGCCCCCGAACGCGAACACGGCATCCACCCGCTCGATCCGGCCCTGGGCATCGAGTGGCCCGCCGGAATCGAGCCGCTCCTCTCCCCCAAGGACGCACAGGCCCCGACCCTGGCCGAGGCGGAACGCGAGGGCTTGCTGCCATCGTATGAGGCTTGCCTGGCGTATTACGAGGAGCTGCGGGGACGGCAGAGGGACGGCTGA
- a CDS encoding glycosyltransferase family 2 protein: MPVKVSVIIPVYNPGIYIEDCIASLQRQSLPPDEYEVIFVDDGSTDETPARLDALAAEDPRMKVIHQENSGWSGKPRNVGIEASSGEFVMFVDNDDYLGDEALERMYDYGVANGADVVVGKMAGKGRGVPVELFRRNHPRATVENAPLIDSLTPHKMFRRAFLDRIGLRFPEGRRRLEDHVFIAEAYLRAENVSVLSDYVCYYHLRRDDSSNAGFERFDPVGYFKNLREALDVVERYTEPGPVRDKLFRRWLRVEMVERLRARRLLKLPDDYRRELFAEIHEVVVERFGPGVAAGLQPTQQVVAALTTADRYDDVVSFARWEAGVAPKAAPGRVEWRDGCLSVGFTAEYTSGGEPMTFPADAEATPLNDAPKDVTEAVEWVASQTAARFGQATADLLLRERSSAAQYFQPVRFTRETVPVGDGGEVRLVLRATATVDPADLPKDGVWDALVRVKLGGWTKECRLGPAPRESRPTPGVGMVGGRPALPYWTEPHGNLSLELGVRGKRLGLGRVRQSDVTVSGDRVRALLALYVPGDTEVRLRFVSAQQILEAPGTLFPAADGTGAVLAAALPAESLSGGVWRVALCLAPDTDRPQYTGLPFALRAAGGRVQVAPVPQPGLALRVARRARRVVGTVRRKVSRIRIGGQ; this comes from the coding sequence ATGCCGGTCAAGGTCAGCGTCATCATCCCCGTCTACAACCCGGGGATCTACATCGAGGACTGCATCGCCTCGCTCCAGAGGCAGTCGCTGCCTCCCGACGAGTACGAGGTGATCTTCGTCGACGACGGCTCGACCGACGAGACACCGGCCCGGCTCGACGCGCTCGCCGCCGAGGACCCCCGGATGAAGGTCATCCACCAGGAGAACTCCGGCTGGTCGGGCAAGCCCCGCAACGTCGGCATCGAGGCCTCCAGCGGCGAGTTCGTCATGTTCGTCGACAACGACGACTACCTGGGCGACGAGGCCCTGGAGCGGATGTACGACTACGGCGTGGCCAACGGCGCCGATGTCGTCGTGGGCAAGATGGCCGGCAAGGGCCGCGGGGTGCCGGTGGAGCTGTTCCGCCGCAACCACCCGCGCGCCACCGTCGAGAACGCCCCGCTCATCGACAGCCTCACCCCGCACAAGATGTTCCGCCGCGCCTTCCTGGACCGCATCGGCCTGCGCTTCCCCGAGGGCAGACGGCGCCTGGAGGACCACGTCTTCATCGCCGAGGCGTATCTGCGCGCGGAGAACGTCTCCGTGCTCAGCGACTACGTCTGCTACTACCACCTCCGGCGGGACGACAGCTCCAACGCCGGCTTCGAGCGCTTCGATCCGGTCGGCTACTTCAAGAACCTGCGTGAGGCCCTCGACGTCGTCGAGCGGTACACCGAGCCCGGACCGGTACGCGACAAGCTCTTCCGGCGCTGGCTGCGCGTGGAGATGGTCGAGCGGCTGCGGGCCCGGCGCCTGCTGAAGCTGCCCGACGACTACCGCAGGGAGCTGTTCGCCGAGATCCACGAGGTCGTCGTCGAGCGGTTCGGTCCCGGCGTCGCGGCCGGGCTCCAGCCGACGCAGCAGGTCGTCGCGGCGCTGACCACGGCCGACCGGTACGACGACGTCGTGTCCTTCGCCCGCTGGGAGGCCGGTGTCGCACCCAAGGCCGCCCCCGGCCGCGTGGAGTGGCGGGACGGCTGCCTCAGCGTCGGCTTCACGGCCGAGTACACGTCCGGCGGCGAGCCGATGACCTTCCCGGCCGACGCCGAGGCGACGCCGCTGAACGACGCGCCCAAGGACGTCACGGAAGCGGTGGAGTGGGTGGCCTCGCAGACCGCCGCGCGCTTCGGCCAGGCCACCGCGGACCTGCTGCTGCGGGAGCGGTCCAGTGCCGCGCAGTACTTCCAGCCCGTGCGGTTCACCCGCGAGACGGTGCCGGTCGGGGACGGCGGGGAGGTCCGGCTGGTGCTGCGGGCGACCGCCACCGTCGATCCGGCCGACCTGCCGAAGGACGGCGTCTGGGACGCGCTCGTCCGGGTCAAGCTGGGCGGCTGGACCAAGGAATGCCGGCTGGGCCCGGCCCCGCGGGAGAGCCGGCCCACGCCGGGCGTGGGGATGGTCGGAGGCCGTCCGGCGCTGCCGTACTGGACGGAGCCGCACGGCAACCTCTCCCTGGAGCTCGGCGTGCGGGGCAAGCGGCTCGGGCTTGGCCGTGTGCGGCAGTCCGACGTCACCGTCTCCGGCGACCGTGTCCGTGCGCTGCTTGCGCTGTACGTCCCCGGCGACACCGAGGTGCGGCTGCGGTTCGTCTCCGCCCAGCAGATCTTGGAGGCGCCCGGCACGCTCTTCCCCGCCGCGGACGGGACGGGGGCGGTGCTGGCGGCTGCCCTGCCCGCGGAGAGCCTCTCGGGCGGCGTCTGGCGGGTGGCCCTGTGCCTGGCCCCGGACACCGACCGGCCGCAGTACACCGGGCTGCCGTTCGCGCTGCGTGCGGCGGGCGGGCGTGTGCAGGTGGCGCCGGTGCCGCAGCCCGGCCTGGCCCTACGGGTGGCTCGGCGTGCGCGACGCGTGGTCGGTACCGTGCGTCGGAAGGTTTCCCGTATCAGGATCGGAGGACAGTGA
- a CDS encoding metallophosphoesterase family protein, protein MRLLFMSDTHLPKRAKVLPAPLLAELPHADVVFHAGDWVDTATLDLLEGRCRRLVAVYGNNDGPDLRARLPEVASVELGGLRFGVIHETGPAQGREKRCAARFPDLDVLVFGHSHIPWDTTASTGLRLLNPGSPTDRRRRPHCTYMTATVADGRLTDVELHRLPPRTPS, encoded by the coding sequence GTGCGCCTGCTTTTCATGTCCGATACTCACCTGCCCAAGCGGGCCAAGGTCCTGCCGGCCCCCCTGCTGGCCGAACTCCCGCACGCCGACGTCGTGTTCCACGCCGGGGACTGGGTCGACACGGCCACCCTCGACCTGCTGGAGGGCCGCTGCCGCAGGCTCGTCGCCGTGTACGGCAACAACGACGGACCGGACCTGCGCGCCCGGCTGCCCGAGGTGGCGTCCGTGGAACTGGGCGGGCTGCGCTTCGGCGTGATCCACGAGACGGGCCCCGCCCAGGGCCGCGAGAAGCGCTGCGCCGCCCGCTTCCCCGACCTCGATGTGCTGGTCTTCGGTCACAGCCACATCCCCTGGGACACCACGGCCTCCACCGGCTTGCGCCTGCTCAACCCGGGTTCCCCGACGGACCGCCGCCGCCGGCCCCACTGCACGTACATGACCGCCACCGTCGCCGACGGCCGTCTCACCGACGTGGAACTGCACCGGCTGCCGCCCCGCACACCCAGCTAG